In Promicromonospora sp. Populi, one genomic interval encodes:
- a CDS encoding response regulator has protein sequence MTRVLLVDDQALVRSGFSLILSVEDDLEVVGEAGDGATAIELTRTLRPDIVLMDVQMPVMDGIEATRRIVAEDLAKVLVLTTFDHDEYVFDGLAAGASGFLLKNSDAEHLVEAVRTVAAGHALLAPQITRRVIEQMVAGERHPLGGSVDTAQTGARPADAPPAGLALLTPREREVLELIGTGLSNAEIARALFLGEATVKTHVSNVLSKLHLRDRVQAVVLAHRAGLV, from the coding sequence ATGACGCGCGTGCTGCTGGTGGACGACCAGGCGCTGGTGCGCTCCGGCTTCTCCCTCATCCTCTCGGTGGAGGACGACCTGGAGGTGGTCGGCGAGGCAGGCGACGGCGCGACGGCGATCGAGCTGACCCGCACGCTGCGTCCCGACATCGTGCTGATGGACGTGCAGATGCCCGTCATGGACGGCATCGAGGCGACCCGCCGGATCGTCGCCGAGGACCTCGCGAAAGTGCTGGTGCTGACCACGTTCGATCACGACGAGTACGTGTTCGACGGGCTGGCGGCCGGAGCGTCCGGGTTCCTGCTGAAGAACTCCGACGCGGAGCACCTGGTGGAGGCCGTGCGGACGGTGGCGGCCGGGCACGCGCTCCTCGCGCCGCAGATCACGCGCCGGGTGATCGAGCAGATGGTGGCGGGCGAGCGGCATCCGCTGGGCGGGTCCGTCGACACCGCGCAGACCGGTGCCCGGCCGGCCGACGCGCCGCCGGCCGGCCTCGCCCTCCTCACCCCGCGCGAGCGTGAGGTGCTGGAGCTGATCGGCACCGGGCTGTCGAACGCCGAGATCGCCAGAGCCCTGTTCCTCGGCGAGGCGACGGTCAAGACGCACGTCTCAAACGTGCTGTCCAAGCTGCACCTGCGCGACCGGGTTCAGGCGGTGGTCCTCGCCCACCGGGCGGGACTGGTCTGA
- a CDS encoding ABC transporter ATP-binding protein, which produces MSDLEVRDLTRVFASGDTPRRAVDGVSFTASSGLLTGFVGGNGAGKTTTMRMIMGVLAITSGEVRFGGAPVTRQDRREFGYMPEERGLYPKQPVLEQLVYLARLRGIAAPVARREVLEHLDRLGLADRAKDHVEKLSLGNQQRVQIVAAIMGQPKALVLDEPFSGLDPAAVDAMADLLREHTRRGVPVLFSSHQLDLVERLCERLVILGRGRVLADGTPDELRAQGVTRHRLVLSGDAGFVRGVPGVLAVDVDGPSALVEVHDDAAASRLLSAALERGAVQEFSPVRPTLAQIYREVTA; this is translated from the coding sequence ATGAGCGATCTGGAGGTGCGGGACCTGACCCGCGTGTTCGCCTCGGGCGACACACCCCGGCGGGCGGTGGACGGCGTGAGCTTCACCGCGTCGTCGGGCCTGCTCACGGGGTTCGTCGGCGGCAACGGTGCGGGCAAGACCACGACCATGCGGATGATCATGGGAGTCCTGGCGATCACGAGCGGCGAGGTGCGGTTCGGGGGCGCGCCGGTCACCCGGCAGGACCGCCGCGAGTTCGGGTACATGCCCGAGGAGCGCGGCCTCTATCCGAAGCAGCCCGTGCTGGAGCAGCTGGTCTACCTGGCGCGGCTGCGGGGTATTGCCGCGCCGGTCGCCCGGCGCGAGGTGCTGGAGCATCTAGATCGGCTGGGGCTCGCCGACCGGGCGAAGGACCACGTGGAGAAGCTGTCGCTCGGCAACCAGCAGCGCGTGCAGATCGTCGCCGCGATCATGGGGCAGCCGAAGGCCCTCGTCCTGGACGAGCCGTTCAGCGGCCTGGACCCCGCGGCCGTCGACGCCATGGCGGACCTGCTGCGCGAGCACACGCGGCGTGGTGTGCCCGTGCTGTTCAGCTCGCACCAGCTCGACCTCGTGGAGCGGCTGTGCGAGCGCCTCGTCATTCTCGGCCGGGGCCGGGTCCTTGCCGACGGGACCCCCGACGAGCTGCGGGCTCAGGGCGTCACAAGGCACCGGTTGGTGCTGTCGGGCGACGCCGGTTTTGTGCGCGGTGTGCCGGGGGTGCTGGCCGTCGATGTGGACGGCCCGTCCGCGCTGGTCGAGGTGCACGACGACGCCGCGGCCTCCCGCCTCCTGTCCGCCGCCCTGGAGCGGGGCGCGGTCCAGGAGTTCTCCCCCGTCCGGCCGACATTGGCCCAGATCTACCGCGAGGTGACCGCGTGA
- a CDS encoding sensor histidine kinase, translating to MADGPSQSGYPQSDAAGARRPAVVPGTAGRSGGRALDWFGVDSDWERVPADPARAYRNDLWLGAGFAVLAAVSIELGHSMGLFEDGEEPLWLVFLLGVVSTLPLAWRRRYPLVSLVLVYGSFLGLGLTIPSITVLMPMQIMYFVALFTAVAWARDRRAMLVVVSVCVLVMFTWLIWMFAMQQGIETILEEYPTPADWPGLMEPYLANSIYQIIINIAFFGGAVVAGQMRWTAARRREQLAEQAVTIDTQASALTDQAIVAERVRIARELHDVVAHHVSVIGIQAAAARRVLSRDPALAAEALATIERESREGVAQMRNLVGTLRSVPDGGASAGSAAASRAPEPGLADLPALTAADHDGLDTAFRRVEEPPGAAADVPDAMGLSLYRTAQEAMANVRKHSTARSATVTLRVVRGPEVLAGQQFLHGFAEVEVLDDGRPRHGTSGSGLGLLGIRERVATHHGVVEIGPRATGGYRVRVRLPLPALAMEVARAAGARPAAGARPEVAR from the coding sequence ATGGCCGACGGTCCTTCGCAGTCCGGTTACCCGCAGTCCGACGCCGCTGGCGCCCGGCGTCCCGCCGTCGTGCCCGGTACCGCCGGGCGCTCGGGCGGCCGGGCGCTCGACTGGTTCGGTGTCGACTCCGACTGGGAGCGGGTCCCCGCCGACCCCGCCCGTGCGTACCGCAACGACCTGTGGCTGGGCGCCGGGTTCGCGGTGCTCGCGGCGGTGTCCATCGAGCTGGGCCACAGCATGGGTCTCTTCGAGGACGGGGAGGAGCCGCTGTGGCTCGTCTTCCTGCTCGGGGTGGTCAGCACGCTCCCGCTGGCGTGGCGCCGCCGCTACCCGCTGGTGTCGCTCGTGCTCGTGTACGGGTCCTTCCTCGGGCTCGGCCTGACCATTCCGTCGATCACCGTGCTGATGCCGATGCAGATCATGTACTTCGTCGCACTGTTCACGGCGGTGGCGTGGGCACGCGACCGGCGGGCGATGCTCGTGGTGGTCAGCGTCTGCGTGCTGGTGATGTTCACGTGGCTCATCTGGATGTTCGCCATGCAGCAGGGCATCGAGACGATCCTCGAGGAGTACCCGACCCCCGCGGACTGGCCCGGCCTGATGGAGCCGTATCTCGCGAACTCGATCTATCAGATCATCATCAACATCGCGTTCTTCGGTGGTGCGGTGGTGGCCGGTCAGATGCGCTGGACCGCCGCCCGGCGACGGGAGCAGCTCGCCGAGCAGGCCGTCACCATCGATACGCAGGCGTCGGCCCTCACGGACCAGGCGATCGTCGCCGAGCGGGTGCGGATCGCACGTGAGCTGCACGACGTCGTCGCGCACCACGTGTCTGTCATCGGCATCCAGGCGGCCGCCGCCCGGCGGGTCCTGAGCCGCGACCCGGCCCTGGCCGCGGAGGCCCTCGCCACCATCGAGCGCGAGTCGCGCGAGGGCGTTGCGCAGATGCGCAACCTGGTGGGCACGCTCCGTTCGGTGCCCGACGGCGGTGCGTCCGCCGGGTCGGCCGCCGCCTCGCGCGCGCCGGAGCCGGGGCTGGCCGACCTGCCCGCCCTGACCGCCGCCGACCACGACGGCCTCGACACCGCGTTCCGCCGGGTCGAGGAGCCGCCCGGCGCCGCGGCCGACGTGCCCGACGCGATGGGCCTCAGCCTGTACCGGACCGCCCAGGAGGCGATGGCGAACGTGCGCAAGCACTCGACCGCCCGGTCCGCGACGGTGACGCTGCGGGTGGTGCGCGGCCCCGAGGTACTGGCGGGCCAGCAGTTCCTGCACGGCTTCGCGGAGGTCGAGGTGCTCGACGACGGGCGGCCCCGCCACGGGACGTCCGGCTCCGGACTGGGCCTGCTCGGGATCCGGGAACGCGTGGCGACGCACCATGGCGTGGTCGAGATCGGTCCGCGGGCGACCGGGGGCTACCGGGTCCGGGTGCGCCTGCCGCTGCCGGCGCTGGCCATGGAGGTCGCCCGGGCGGCTGGAGCGCGGCCGGCGGCTGGAGCCCGGCCGGAGGTCGCCCGATGA
- a CDS encoding PQQ-binding-like beta-propeller repeat protein, with product MSRPDEQEPVVFDLVEESEPDTAGDVGEAAPTGSPDPRRPRLPRLSRRTWLVAASVVVVLIATTVTVDQVRDHRRAELMRSSSVGVVSLADPPAETWTVPYDFPAEPSWDSFVDQQRVIMDGLLVLPPGRAQRYTVDSSSGAAELEPAGFEDVTAVDPGSGEVVWRVAVGERPVCGPTGYDGSASADVLVCVHGPGDAREVLTIAPDGSTGSRGAELADGEQIFPGPDGLVVRVERIGPAAEPVECNTTGTCTPAMLADGRDALVTVEDAATGAERWTSIVEFTRTESVNCQEYDPMTGQPAGVDTDQIVVQTGFETIDVDGCGIRGTLSVQGVRLDTLGSGESTESWVTELGGGVFAVQGNGTDTVVVDETGEPLGTLDGWVNVTARSPDAPDGLWIVTDESGYGFDAVREDGSVAWTERSGSAQLVARDVVVVDRGAEVVGLDRTDGEQLWVWSSEDAGGLVRYRTLTDGETVALVHQSQEGLGDGLLVALDLDTGEQLWDAPLTGSPVAVYGHIVELTPGGLTGLG from the coding sequence ATGTCACGGCCCGACGAGCAGGAACCCGTTGTCTTCGACCTGGTCGAGGAGAGCGAGCCGGATACCGCGGGAGACGTCGGCGAGGCTGCCCCGACCGGCTCCCCGGACCCGCGTCGACCTCGGCTGCCCCGGCTGTCTCGCCGTACCTGGCTCGTCGCGGCCTCTGTGGTCGTCGTCCTTATCGCGACGACCGTCACGGTCGACCAGGTGCGGGACCACCGGCGTGCGGAGCTGATGCGCTCCTCGTCGGTGGGGGTGGTGTCGCTCGCGGACCCGCCCGCGGAGACCTGGACCGTGCCGTACGACTTCCCCGCCGAACCGAGCTGGGACTCGTTCGTGGACCAGCAGCGCGTGATCATGGACGGGCTGCTGGTGCTGCCGCCGGGTAGGGCGCAGCGCTACACCGTCGATTCCTCGAGCGGGGCGGCCGAGCTGGAGCCGGCCGGTTTCGAGGACGTCACGGCCGTCGACCCCGGCTCGGGCGAGGTGGTCTGGCGGGTCGCGGTGGGCGAGCGGCCGGTGTGCGGCCCTACCGGTTACGACGGTTCGGCGTCGGCCGACGTGCTGGTGTGCGTGCACGGACCGGGCGATGCGCGGGAGGTGCTGACCATCGCACCGGACGGCAGCACCGGGTCCCGGGGCGCGGAACTGGCCGATGGTGAGCAGATCTTCCCCGGACCCGACGGCCTGGTGGTGCGCGTGGAACGGATCGGGCCTGCCGCCGAGCCGGTCGAGTGCAACACGACGGGCACCTGCACGCCGGCGATGCTGGCCGACGGGCGCGATGCGCTGGTCACCGTCGAGGACGCGGCGACCGGCGCCGAACGCTGGACGAGCATCGTCGAGTTCACCCGGACGGAATCGGTGAACTGCCAGGAGTACGACCCTATGACGGGTCAACCTGCGGGCGTCGACACGGACCAGATCGTTGTGCAGACCGGGTTCGAGACGATCGACGTGGACGGCTGCGGCATCCGCGGGACGCTGTCGGTGCAGGGTGTGCGGCTCGATACCCTGGGCAGCGGCGAGAGCACGGAGTCGTGGGTGACCGAGCTCGGCGGGGGCGTCTTCGCCGTGCAGGGGAACGGGACGGACACCGTCGTCGTCGACGAGACAGGGGAGCCCCTGGGCACCCTGGACGGCTGGGTAAACGTCACTGCGCGGTCCCCGGATGCGCCCGACGGCCTCTGGATCGTCACCGACGAGAGCGGTTACGGGTTCGACGCTGTGCGCGAGGACGGGTCGGTGGCCTGGACGGAGCGATCCGGCAGCGCGCAGCTCGTAGCACGGGATGTGGTGGTCGTGGACCGCGGCGCCGAGGTGGTCGGCCTCGACCGCACGGACGGAGAGCAGCTCTGGGTGTGGAGCAGTGAGGACGCGGGCGGGTTGGTCCGCTACCGCACACTGACCGACGGCGAGACCGTTGCCCTGGTGCACCAGTCCCAGGAGGGCCTCGGTGACGGCCTGCTGGTCGCCCTCGACCTGGACACCGGCGAACAGCTCTGGGACGCGCCGCTCACCGGCTCACCCGTTGCCGTCTACGGTCACATCGTCGAGCTCACCCCGGGCGGCCTCACCGGCCTGGGCTGA
- a CDS encoding ABC transporter permease: MTSAWMLVATREIVVRALNKGFLIGLLVNIAMIGGLIGFTAFMDGRTQSFDVAVVAGDESAATALESAEGTAASDDRDIELNVLRVDDAAAATAALEDESADAWLSSGAVGAGSADDWTLSGWREPDSDLAVLVETTVRDQVMAGRADAAGTTVAELTAGSEVETERLDGNPVDPQIVFIAGFVLAFLFFMGTVGSGAMIAGSVIEEKQSRLVEIIATAVPLRQLLAGKIIGSSVIALAQNLLLAGVGLVGASFTDLSAILPAMSATMLWFVVFFTVGFVAVAALYAVAGSLASRTEDLQYTTSPLMMLLLGVYVVTFSADGALERVLSYIPPASIVSMPVRVLNGDALWWEPIVSLLILMVATLGAVLLSERAYRGALMQTGGRVTWKSAMAGDRGTTLGA; the protein is encoded by the coding sequence ATGACGAGTGCATGGATGCTGGTGGCGACCCGCGAGATCGTGGTGCGGGCGCTCAACAAGGGGTTCCTGATCGGGCTGCTGGTCAATATCGCGATGATCGGCGGGCTGATCGGCTTCACGGCCTTCATGGACGGCCGCACCCAGTCGTTCGACGTCGCGGTCGTCGCCGGGGACGAGTCCGCGGCGACGGCTCTGGAGTCCGCCGAAGGGACCGCGGCATCGGACGACCGGGACATCGAGCTGAACGTGCTGCGGGTGGACGATGCGGCTGCGGCCACGGCCGCCCTCGAGGACGAGTCCGCCGACGCGTGGCTCAGCTCCGGCGCCGTCGGCGCTGGCAGCGCCGACGACTGGACCCTGTCCGGGTGGCGCGAGCCCGACAGCGATCTCGCAGTGCTGGTCGAGACGACGGTGCGTGACCAGGTGATGGCCGGCCGGGCGGACGCCGCCGGAACCACGGTCGCCGAGCTCACGGCGGGCAGCGAGGTCGAGACCGAACGCCTCGACGGCAACCCGGTGGACCCGCAGATCGTGTTCATCGCCGGGTTCGTGCTCGCGTTCCTGTTCTTCATGGGGACCGTCGGGTCGGGCGCGATGATCGCGGGCAGCGTCATCGAGGAGAAGCAGTCCCGGCTGGTCGAGATCATCGCTACCGCGGTGCCCCTGCGGCAGCTGCTGGCGGGCAAGATCATCGGCAGCTCGGTGATCGCGCTGGCGCAGAACCTCTTGCTCGCCGGCGTGGGGCTCGTCGGTGCCTCGTTCACCGACCTGTCGGCGATCCTGCCCGCGATGTCGGCCACCATGCTCTGGTTCGTCGTCTTCTTCACCGTCGGGTTCGTCGCGGTGGCGGCCCTGTACGCGGTGGCGGGTTCGCTCGCCTCCCGCACCGAGGACCTCCAGTACACGACCAGCCCGCTCATGATGCTGCTCCTGGGCGTCTATGTGGTGACCTTCTCGGCGGACGGCGCGTTGGAACGCGTGCTGTCCTACATCCCGCCCGCGTCGATCGTGTCGATGCCGGTACGGGTGCTCAACGGAGACGCCCTCTGGTGGGAGCCGATCGTGTCGCTCCTCATCCTCATGGTGGCCACGCTCGGCGCGGTGCTCCTGAGCGAGCGCGCGTACCGGGGCGCGCTCATGCAGACCGGGGGCCGGGTCACGTGGAAGTCCGCCATGGCGGGCGATCGGGGCACTACCCTCGGGGCGTGA
- a CDS encoding PQQ-binding-like beta-propeller repeat protein: protein MARDPDEGDAFVFDLVDDDAATAAAAAAGASLEASEADGAALREYELSTSDSLGRKRRAAAQIAAVLAIVLGTGIAVDGVRDHARIERMRDVRGGVVDVSTPLGETWAWRGAVGPGESATGVAVLGDVLAFESDGRLVALDPVTGEEAWTVPLREGADCGPTVPATWSDPATDSLVCLQGSGADRTVVAVGPDGTASTRVLGTADTRRYGVPHTGPDGTVLRAWRVGPTSAIDLGDAECTGAGECTGTVEAGRDLVLRAEDAATGEERWTVTVPFRATDATQCTRTFGGSWGSSENRLVLNGQLAPDTFGARVTADLITLSGCGIQAAVTPGGVLLGAQLEPGTGGVAGLGAGRYAVMSFEGVPRASLHATDGVVVGEITGYPLAPQATDEARPRTLLAVDEPSRRLRAYEPDGTPRWDITLQSGGQEFLAQVGDTAVVTTGAGSVRGLDLGTGEERWTWNGADPTSDDDVGYFGTATVRQAFTDGLSLLLLTEGETTRSRGLVALDLDSGAVLWNRPGGGAITTFDPTDGDLVEQGVVGGLVAVDGYLLEVTPRGVRGLG from the coding sequence ATGGCGCGCGACCCGGACGAGGGTGATGCGTTCGTCTTCGACCTGGTCGACGACGACGCGGCCACCGCTGCTGCGGCGGCTGCAGGCGCTTCGCTCGAAGCGAGCGAGGCGGACGGTGCCGCGCTCCGGGAGTACGAGCTGTCGACGTCGGACAGCTTGGGGCGGAAGCGGCGCGCGGCCGCGCAGATCGCGGCGGTGCTGGCGATCGTGCTCGGCACCGGGATCGCGGTCGACGGTGTGCGGGACCACGCGCGGATCGAGCGGATGCGCGACGTCCGCGGGGGTGTGGTGGACGTGTCGACGCCGCTCGGGGAGACGTGGGCGTGGCGCGGCGCCGTCGGCCCCGGGGAGAGCGCGACCGGCGTCGCCGTGCTCGGCGACGTGCTGGCGTTCGAGTCCGACGGCAGGCTGGTCGCACTGGACCCGGTCACGGGCGAGGAAGCCTGGACGGTGCCTCTGCGGGAAGGCGCGGACTGCGGGCCGACGGTCCCGGCCACCTGGTCCGACCCGGCGACGGACTCGCTGGTGTGCCTCCAGGGGAGCGGTGCGGACCGCACCGTCGTCGCGGTGGGGCCGGACGGCACGGCCTCGACCCGGGTGCTCGGCACCGCGGACACGCGCCGGTACGGGGTGCCCCACACGGGACCCGACGGGACGGTGCTGCGCGCTTGGCGGGTGGGACCGACGTCAGCGATCGACCTCGGTGACGCCGAGTGCACCGGGGCGGGCGAGTGCACCGGGACCGTCGAGGCGGGCCGGGACCTCGTGCTCCGGGCCGAGGACGCGGCGACCGGTGAGGAACGGTGGACCGTGACGGTCCCGTTCCGCGCGACGGACGCCACGCAGTGCACCCGCACGTTCGGAGGATCGTGGGGCAGCTCGGAGAACCGCCTGGTCCTCAACGGACAGCTTGCCCCGGACACCTTCGGCGCCCGGGTCACTGCCGACCTCATCACGCTGAGCGGCTGCGGGATCCAGGCGGCCGTCACCCCTGGCGGGGTGTTGCTCGGCGCGCAGCTCGAACCGGGTACGGGCGGGGTGGCCGGCCTCGGTGCGGGCCGGTACGCGGTCATGAGCTTCGAAGGCGTTCCGCGCGCCTCCCTGCACGCGACCGACGGCGTCGTCGTCGGCGAGATCACCGGGTACCCGCTCGCCCCGCAGGCCACCGACGAGGCCAGACCGCGCACGCTGCTCGCGGTGGACGAGCCCAGCCGGCGGCTGCGCGCCTACGAGCCGGACGGCACCCCCCGCTGGGACATCACGCTGCAGTCGGGCGGCCAGGAGTTCCTGGCGCAGGTCGGCGACACGGCGGTGGTCACGACCGGTGCGGGGAGCGTGCGCGGGCTGGACCTCGGCACGGGCGAGGAGCGATGGACCTGGAACGGCGCGGACCCCACGTCCGACGACGACGTCGGGTACTTCGGGACCGCCACGGTGCGCCAGGCGTTCACCGACGGGCTGTCCCTGCTGCTGCTCACCGAGGGCGAGACCACGCGGAGCCGGGGCTTGGTGGCGCTCGACCTGGACTCCGGCGCGGTGCTCTGGAACCGGCCCGGCGGCGGCGCGATCACCACGTTCGACCCGACCGACGGCGACCTGGTCGAGCAGGGCGTCGTCGGCGGCCTGGTCGCGGTGGACGGTTACCTGCTGGAGGTCACGCCGCGCGGCGTCCGAGGACTTGGGTGA
- a CDS encoding deoxyribonuclease IV, translating to MVKIGAHVDLTDAIGAAKTLGADTVQVFLSDPQAWKVPDLPYEGGAGVLRADAAAAGVDLYVHAPYVINVASTNNRIRIPSRKLLQQIMDGASAIGAKGVVVHGGHVAANDEPAKGFDNWRKAIDALETDVPVLIENTAGGDHSMARRLERIEALWAAVTSANGGDNVGFTLDTCHAWAGGIDLATAAEQIRAITGRIDLVHANDSRDDAGSGADRHINFGRGNIPEDLLVGVIAAAGAPVICETKGDMAPDIAWLRERLG from the coding sequence ATGGTGAAGATCGGCGCGCACGTGGACCTGACCGACGCGATCGGTGCGGCGAAGACGCTCGGCGCGGACACGGTGCAGGTGTTCCTCAGCGACCCGCAGGCCTGGAAGGTCCCGGACCTTCCTTACGAGGGCGGTGCTGGGGTGCTCCGGGCCGACGCCGCCGCGGCCGGCGTGGACCTCTATGTGCACGCGCCCTACGTGATCAACGTGGCGTCGACCAACAACCGGATCCGAATCCCGAGCCGCAAGCTGCTGCAGCAGATCATGGACGGCGCGAGCGCCATCGGCGCCAAGGGTGTTGTGGTGCACGGCGGGCACGTCGCCGCGAACGACGAGCCGGCCAAGGGCTTCGACAACTGGCGCAAGGCGATCGACGCGCTGGAGACCGACGTTCCCGTGCTCATCGAGAACACCGCGGGCGGGGACCACTCCATGGCCCGCCGGCTGGAGCGGATCGAGGCGCTGTGGGCGGCGGTGACCTCCGCGAACGGTGGGGACAACGTCGGGTTCACTCTCGACACCTGCCACGCCTGGGCTGGCGGCATCGACCTGGCGACGGCGGCCGAGCAGATCCGCGCCATCACGGGCCGCATCGACCTGGTGCATGCCAACGACTCGCGCGACGACGCCGGGTCGGGTGCGGACCGGCACATCAACTTCGGCAGGGGCAACATCCCGGAGGACCTGCTGGTGGGTGTGATCGCCGCCGCGGGCGCCCCCGTCATCTGCGAGACCAAGGGCGACATGGCCCCGGACATCGCCTGGCTCCGGGAACGCCTGGGCTGA
- a CDS encoding PQQ-binding-like beta-propeller repeat protein: MTERTEHDDVAPGGAEPKKVHTFDLIDEVPGASGETGPDDEDGPGTEAGPDEEPQPREPGRVAVALASARTAVGQTARRGGAAVRRRLPTTRRGKVLLAGGTAAVVVLAVTAGVLVNAQLRERALLAAPGGVRALEEQPAEQWSIDLDDPISANLVEMPGVLAIAGDESVRGVDPVSGEVLWTVDLGTFPNCGPAASSGIGAPDPTAPADPLVCVAGSDDGSLAVTVIEPDGTTTTRELGAEGHVLPAADGGLFVFELKGGDQEPRPVVADELGTTHLPKGFVGPDLVVRLEDARTGTERWSENVAFGAPRAESCVTYNSDDEDSEPEPALDVAGALGWVLNGDVLEVQGCGVSAAFLSDGTRLDDPTDPTDPPADGADSASFASLPGGGWVEPGTEVSETSVPNDVVHLPDGGTVTLEGQVLVPWATDGRDPGLLLERVGIRTNARSTSGGDLGAELWSARIEVAALLASVSGTAVVVDEQGAVRAIDLGTGAERWTLDPEVLSLGDMAWAAPSMIFGAYTDGDILLLPVPVDPTGQEPGLRLLAVDLRDGSVRWAVEQETSYTDLVSVDGYLAQITQQGVVGLG, translated from the coding sequence GTGACCGAACGCACCGAGCACGACGACGTGGCACCCGGGGGCGCAGAGCCCAAGAAGGTGCACACCTTCGACCTGATCGACGAGGTCCCCGGAGCCTCCGGCGAGACGGGCCCCGACGACGAGGACGGGCCGGGCACCGAGGCGGGCCCGGACGAGGAGCCCCAGCCCCGGGAGCCTGGCCGGGTCGCGGTGGCGCTGGCAAGCGCCCGCACCGCCGTCGGGCAGACTGCGCGCCGTGGCGGTGCGGCGGTGCGGCGCCGGCTGCCCACGACCCGCCGTGGCAAGGTGCTGCTCGCCGGCGGGACGGCTGCCGTGGTGGTGCTGGCGGTCACGGCCGGGGTGCTGGTGAACGCGCAGCTGCGCGAGCGCGCGCTCCTCGCCGCCCCTGGCGGCGTGCGGGCGCTGGAGGAGCAGCCCGCCGAGCAGTGGTCGATCGACCTCGACGACCCGATCTCGGCGAATCTCGTCGAGATGCCCGGGGTGCTCGCGATCGCCGGCGACGAGTCGGTCCGCGGTGTGGACCCGGTGTCGGGCGAGGTGCTCTGGACGGTCGATCTCGGCACGTTCCCGAACTGCGGCCCGGCGGCGTCCTCCGGCATCGGGGCTCCGGACCCCACGGCGCCGGCGGATCCGCTGGTCTGTGTCGCCGGCTCCGACGACGGGTCGTTGGCGGTCACGGTCATCGAGCCGGACGGCACCACCACGACGCGCGAGCTCGGCGCGGAAGGGCACGTCCTTCCGGCGGCCGACGGCGGTCTGTTCGTCTTCGAGCTCAAGGGCGGCGATCAGGAGCCGCGGCCCGTGGTGGCCGACGAGCTGGGCACTACCCATCTGCCGAAGGGCTTCGTCGGGCCGGATCTGGTCGTCCGCCTGGAGGACGCCCGGACCGGCACGGAGCGCTGGAGCGAGAACGTCGCGTTTGGTGCCCCGCGAGCCGAGAGCTGTGTCACCTACAACAGCGACGACGAGGACAGCGAGCCCGAACCGGCGCTCGACGTCGCCGGCGCGCTGGGCTGGGTGCTGAACGGGGACGTCCTGGAGGTGCAGGGCTGCGGTGTATCGGCGGCGTTCCTGAGCGACGGCACCCGGCTCGACGATCCGACGGATCCGACGGACCCCCCGGCGGACGGTGCGGACTCGGCGTCGTTCGCGTCGCTGCCCGGCGGCGGCTGGGTCGAGCCCGGCACCGAGGTGTCCGAGACCAGTGTGCCCAACGATGTGGTGCACCTGCCGGACGGCGGCACGGTCACCCTCGAGGGCCAGGTCCTTGTGCCCTGGGCCACCGACGGCCGTGACCCCGGGCTGCTGCTGGAGCGGGTCGGCATTCGCACGAACGCCCGGTCGACCTCAGGCGGTGACCTCGGGGCAGAGCTCTGGTCCGCGCGTATCGAGGTCGCGGCCCTGCTCGCCAGCGTGTCCGGCACTGCCGTCGTCGTGGACGAGCAGGGTGCGGTGCGCGCGATCGACCTGGGTACGGGTGCGGAGCGCTGGACCCTCGACCCCGAGGTGCTCTCGCTCGGTGACATGGCGTGGGCCGCGCCGTCGATGATCTTCGGCGCCTACACGGACGGCGACATCCTGCTGCTCCCGGTACCCGTCGATCCGACCGGGCAGGAGCCCGGCCTGCGGCTGCTGGCTGTCGATCTCCGCGACGGGTCGGTGCGCTGGGCGGTCGAGCAGGAGACGTCGTACACAGACCTGGTCAGCGTCGACGGCTACCTCGCACAGATCACGCAGCAGGGTGTGGTGGGTCTCGGCTGA